The genomic DNA TATTTATTGGTATATAAAAGTTAACAATtgcaaatatttataaaataatacatatatttttattatatttttaatgtttagtattttaaaatttactacaaataacatattatttttataagtatattaagttattatattatgtaatgtattttatatatgtatatattaatcATTTCTAAAAACTCACCTTCATCATTTATactttgttttaaatattttattaaatacttcatcttttttaaatttttcttttgtatttttttcttATCTTTATTTTTGATTTGTATGTTCGTAATTTGGTATCTTATTGTATTtactaaatattattttaaaatggtaACAATATCTCACCacctatttattatttttatatttattgctTACCacatttgcataaaattgattaCTTATGTTGTTTTAAGTTATATTTTATAGAATATTGTTATACATTATGAAATTTATATATTGCTAGATTCATTTCCTTCTATGTTATATTTTGTcgaaatattattatgtattacgTAATCTATATTGTTATTTTCATTATATTCTATGATTATAACTGTATAAAAGATAACGTATATTACGTAATTTATGCCATTATTCATCatcttttatattatatttgcatgaaatgttaaaataGGTATTATGTAGGTTAATTTACTTAATATTGATCCTTTGTAATATGATGCATCATCATTTTAAAGAACTTTTGTATTCCATTCGATCCGAAAAGATTTTTTTAGGCAATGTTTTTGGTAGTTAGGGattcgggaagtagtgccctaacatgcggGGTTGCAATTTCctgtttgtctaaatgcctaaaacaCCCTTCTAAACGATTTTATAAATTACGAGGTGATTTCAGTTACAAGAGTATTAGCATAttgtgtcctatcatgctggatgtgatattcgtATTCTTTTGGAACGAAGAAATCTCGATTCTAAACTCGagctattttaatttcaaaagggatcatatttttaaatactttcaAAATTCTAGCATCAAAGACAGAaagttattcaatttggtaccaattttttgggcgttacgagggtgctaacccttccttgtacgtaactgacttccgaacctattttctcgtaatttcgtagaccaaaacattttataaagtgatccaatcacactttaaaagattagtggcgactcccgtttttatttttttaaataaataaaaactcatTTTTTTAAACAGGTTTCGACAGCGCCGTTTCAAACTTTGTACAAAATCTAGCCTAAAACCCTAAAATAATACCTTCAGCCACTTTAACAAAttagaataaagaaaaaaaaaactaaaacctcTCCTTATTCATTTGGCTGAACCAGAGGCATCCCTCAACCTCCACTTCGTCTCCATATCATCAAATCGGATCTACTAATCCCCATCAAAGCTTCGATTTCAACGAAGCAAACAAGGATTCAAAGGCTCTTTCAAACAGATAAGTGTTTATgcctttatttattttgtatttttacaTACAATAATGAAGatcaaagaaaaaaatataagCCAAAATCGAAAGAAAAAATGAGAACTCAAATCACCTCTTCCAAGCTGTTTTTTTCTATTCAAACTTTTTGTACAGATTTGTATGCGTAAAAAAATTCCCCCCAATACACTGTTGcacttggctttttatagccaaaaatgaaaaaaattaaatacacaTTTTCTACTTTCTTCTTTGCTGTATTCTGTTGTGGTTTGTTAACTTGCTGCAGGAGGATCCAGCTAGAGGTGGTGGAGCACGTAGAGCGTGAAGCAACGACTCGCGTGGAAGCTGGCACAAAGGCAGTAGCGGCGCAAGGGAAAGAAACCCTAGGGTTCCAAAAGTTTCAATTTTCCCCGGCCATTTAGGCTATTTTACGATTGGGCCTTATTgtaaaatgagtttaaaatttgGGCTTAAATTTGTATGTGGGTTAAatgtaaatttggtatttatagactgtggactatattttatttttatttggtttatttatttgtttgtaaATAAATTTAAAGGCCTGGGCAAAATGGGCCTTCTACAATAGAAATATAAGAATaatagaaatataaatagataaataataatagtatttgaataagaaaatttatggaaatataataataatagtaataatatattaaattttttaatttaataataacgtagcgaaaataataaaaagaagactaatttgaaccttaaaacaaaattttggggCGATATCAgagataaataaaagaaaaggaaccAATTTGAACGtgcgaataacaaggagggaccaaaagggCAATAGTCGCCGCCCTCCAAAATGACGTCACTCAAGTAAGGACCAAACTGAAGTCAAAACAAATTATAgggccaaaattaaaaataataaaaacttaattacaaaaccaaaagaaagcggaagggctaaaagagAAATAGCCTATTAATCGAAAACACGAGGATCCTCCAGACGGCTCGGGTCGACGCGTGGGTTAAGGctgaaacgatgtcgttttggggcTTAATGTTGAAgtccaaaacggtgccgtttagtccctatataaataccaaaaatctGGAGAAAGAAAAAGCAtttcccttttatttcttttcaaaaattttagagGATTCTCTGAAACCCTCTCCTCCTCTCCTGAATTCGGTCGCCGGACCAATCTTCGGCAGCCGTGGTCCGCCGCCGTCGACCACCATACACGGCGGTCAGAACTCCAAAAGGTAAGTTTTTTTTTATACTctattttaatatatgtatatagtttaaaaaatgaaaaagaaaaaaaaactttatatatatatacataaacagtttcgaaaagaaaaagaaagaaaaatataacCACCTTGGTAGATCTGATATTCtgtctttgtttttgttttttttttgtttttttgaactatatctttctttcttttttattgatttttttctcTGTAAAAATTACATTGACAACATTcgtggctttttatagccgattATATAGCCTAACCTACTGTtcattgctactattttgtttcaATCCTGTTGCTatttctttgcttttcctttcTGCTCTGTCTTCTCCTTCTATCCTGTTTTGCAGGGTTAGGCGTGGTCAACGGAAGGGAGCAGGTGGAGGAAGCATGCTGCAGGCGGTGGCAGAGGTCAAAAGACTGGCATGGCAGAGGACTTAGGGGCAGCTAGGGTTTCTTCTGCCTCTTTCTTTGCTAAAAATTTTTTAgattttgggccatttgggcttaggttttttttgcaatttggactggactttattattatttttatttgagctattaatattttttttgttttggttttatttatttggaTTTGTTTGGGCTGGTCAATTTAGTTGGGTCCGGGCAAATTGGGCCTACTACAACTTGTataaatttatttctttttaaaatattacTGTAAAAGTGTTTATGCATTAGACTGAGATAGATAGGATATATGATATTAACATTATCTATACTAGCTCAAGTTTAGTTCAGTTCAAAATATTAATCAGGTGACATAGTTGCTAATACTTGCTATGATGTATCTTTACCCTTGGTAGATACAATTAATTTGCATCATGAACAATCGAACTAAAAATCAGAATATATTTGGATTtaaccaaaataaaaacaaaaataacccACACATAGGAGCACAATTAGGCAAGGATGACAAAGGAAAAGATATTGCCAAATCCACCATTGACATGCTCTACCCCGACTTCCTTTGCTTCACTGTTGATGTCACAACTAGAATGTCACTATCACCTTTATGGATGTCGAATACATCTATAATCGTCCCATTGCATCCATTTGATAATTATTAGtttttttattacaaattttagttatttttaataattCCAATGTGCATTTCACATATAAAATGAATGAATAATACATAAATACTTCCTCTAAATATTCTAATGTTTATTGTATATTGTAAATTACATTTTTATCTTTTCACAAGTTAAATAATAAGAgtacaataataattttaaaatatcaaacgCAGAGTGGATCAAGCAAATActaaatttcaaacaaaaaaaaaaagtaaaaaaaagttGCCTTGTCTCACCGTGCCTCCATCGTTCAAAAATAAACAAACCTCTCACTTTTGAGCAAATCAACTCAAAATTCATCAAGCAGGTTAGGTATTTACGTCCCTACAGTGAAGGGTCAAACATGGGACTTGGCCACTCTCCTTGGTTAAATGGTACAATTTAACTTTAGTCCCTCtcaaatattaataattcaaattaatcccttttaacctctttgttaaataataaataaataaatttttagctccctcaaaagttaaaaatttaatcataaccattttaatgtaaaatatttagatttgtccccattttttaattttatcttggCCCCACTATCACACCATTCCTAACATCATCCTGTCACACAGTGGAACTCGAACCTAAAACCTAGAGAGGAAGCCAAGAATTTTATGCTAGGGGATTGAAATAATTCTATAAAAATTTGAGGGCAAAGCAAAAATTTTGTGTTAAAGAAGCTTAAATTAAATTAGTTATTTTTTGGAGGGGTTGAAAATAAAATTTCTCATTCAATTACAAGCTAAAAAGGCTTgcattaaatttcaatttttgagaAGGGCGAAATATGAAATTGTTCCTTCTAACTAAGGGAACCGAAGCCCCTAGTTTTCAATACTTCCACTTTACCATTAAATCTAAACTTGATTGTAAACTAACCTTCacctatattatttatatatatatataaatatatattatttatattaaatgctGAGtacttttttcttccttcttgaacattaacaatttaattttcttaattttcttatataataagattatatatttgatatttatattttacaaacaattcaaaTGTGATTCattgaggaaaaaaataaaacacaatttatattACTTTGAATGTTAAGAGTTCCTTGATATGCTTTTTTcatacttatttttaaaatttaatatatatatatatatatatatatatatatattaagtctTTAATTGAGTTGATCTCATGAATCAATTGGATATCAACTCAATTGGATAATGACTAAAAATTATTTCTTTACAAAGAAAATTATATTACTTTGaggatttttatctttttatataaataatagaaaaatacacaCATACAAGAGCTTTGAACTTAAAACATTACGTGGATGTTTGGTAAacaaatttttgggtttttttagcTAATTTGGGCACAAATGAAGGATTGAGTAAATCAAACCTTCTAATTATAGTGTTTAGCGAATTTAGATTTGCAAGAGCTTTTTCAACTAAAACCTCCAAAACaaaatgtaatagcccaaatttgactgggcttaaataaaaccaaatgaaataaaaaaatgaataaatgtttatttatttaatagtCCATATAAAGTCCTTACAAGAGCCCAAACACAAGCCCAAATAGTTCATACCCGTTACAGCAAACCTAAAACTACCCAGCAGACCCATTTACACCCTTGACCCAAACAGAATACGAATAAACCAAAACGGCCCAAAAGCCCAAGTGACTTTAGGGaaacaggaaaccctagggtttcctgaagACTACAACGCCGCAGCAGCTTCTGGAAGCCTTGAGGAACATCTGTTCAACTCCCCAAATCGAGGCCATCAATGCACACTGACGCACCATCAATGCGTTGTCCAGTAGCTTGTCCCTCTCACGACCGTCCAGCACCGTGATCTCAGGCCTCATCTCCGACCTTGGTACCTCCGTTGACGCCGAGATCTCCGCAAAAGAGACTCTTTCATGGTCATATGGGTATCTGCAGAGATTCGAATCCATGACAGCAAGCCCAGCCACCGAAATCTTCGCGAGtcacctgcaagaaaaggaaacaagCAGCAGATACACAAAAAAggcagagcaagaaaaggaaagaaatcaaagaagacAAGAAATCTTCcgatttctttccaaaataggcagtagtttaaggctataaagcctttcgcAAATCTATAAAGAAGGGGGGACAATAGCAGAGAGACAGAGAGAAAAGCATACATAGATAGAAACAGAGAGAATACACAAAAGAGATAAATACACTACAAAAGATATTGTACACTGaatatttgtaacgccccaattttcgggaatcctgtgaatgttggcataggtttaattatgttagtgggcctctagaaagcccaaacttaagatagaacacgacaattttagttaatttttgttccataagaaaaaaggggtgaaattatgaaataggacctatgtgaaaatgtttgaaaatgttataggctaaattgaagtggccaaataaataggagtgcaaaataggaggatttgcatgacaaacctcccattttacatgaagtggccagccatcatgttgttgtagacaaaatgtacacttgatatccataatttatggtacaaattgatacaaattgataataggttaggtaaatgttccatgataatgggttaggtaaatgtttcatgataatgggttaggtaaatgtttcatgataagaatttcatgtcttttgtattaaagaattaaatggatgaaatatgaagttttattaaaagaaaaaggggtgaaaagaacaaagttttgtccatctttgttcatcatggctgaaagttagagaagagaaaggagaggagaaagctcttgagtattcggtcattaggaggaggaaaattgaaggtaagttcttggtaccttgcttctattttgaggttcatgagttcttcttgattctaccttaactcttgaagtatattttgatttttagttgtgagcatttagtgatgaattaaaatgaaggaaatggttgttgtttcatgttcttttgatgaaaaatggaagataggtgaagttgagccaaacaaatgagcatgcatgtgctttagatgttaaagggaaaaatcagctaacatgttgtgctttaaaatgatgaaatggagattatacttaagtaaaatcatagatatgtgatgattgattggtgatatacatgtttaaataacatgcttgcaaggtatgtgtgaaagagtgatttggtaataaatctgcttgggacagcagcagtaacgtgactttggaaaatcaccataaattgtaggagttgagttagaagctgcataaattatgtaattaaatcttaatgagtctagtttcaaatggaataaacgagaacatattttgaattctgtacaatgagaaacttgattcgtaatgaagagtggtcagattagtcaaacagtgaaacaggggaaactttaagaaaaatctggtattgattggccataccaaaaatactgaaaattttatggataaaagatatatgagtctattttcagggaaaattaacggcacttgatttggagttttgtagctccagttataaataatttagtgattgttgctcaggaagacagcttgcagtgaaattatgattatgtggtaaacattgacaaaaatttgttaatgagttgcttattgatttcttataagcttactatgatctgtaggtgtggttggccgaatattgtaaggggttaatacgtagtttgtatttgaatagttagattaacgtgttagtaatccaattgtaggcggttcgtgtgtggatctcgtcagcatatcgtcgcaaacatgtgtgtaactaacaccctctttcttagtctagatcggcaaaagtcgaaatgccgaaatgtcgaaaaccggtattttgtagatttgcgagtgtgcgaatgctcgtgaggtaaatcgattaatgtttttggtaagttacaatgtttggactgcaaagtgcatgatttctgtgccctcgatatttttgggcctaatgggccaaaattggaatgatgggccaagctgcccaattcggtaagaaccctcgacgtgattacgtagtacgtgaaaggtaggaatatgcatgaaaaaccctaaaatagataaattctgaaacacctttaaaagtgaaaaattacgtttaccctaggagataaattacgaaatacccctagggttaaattgacttaaatgcatgtttgattgttgttatttattgcatgccatgttgttattatcgatgcatgggactgggatattgacggaggaagtcttgaaagtggcttgtccacgtcttggaggctttgcctcaatttatcgataatcgagcaaagaaggtcgcaatgtggagtgttaaatttgggtgggttgagctattccccacatagagtgtatggctggtacggtggagtgtagtggttggtgggttgagtagtctcccaaataggcttgcatatgtttcttgatgttgcatgtattttgaaataggcctatgggccatctcattatctaaataagggctaaggcccgctttattataatctgaaaagggctcgcccaataccattgttactgaatgggcttaggcccaataggcttgagtgacttgggctttgaatgggttttccttacacaccgagtttccccaaactcaccccttttattttcatccacgcagaaatccccaaccatagtgggcttggagtcgtgagggaattgagtggccacgattcgaaagtttgattttcttctagtgaactggacatccttttatttacgtttgaagtttttgggcttttaaatgtaataaggccgcttaattatttttgatggttttaatatgtattactaagatatgtattacttattttaactgttgaaattggatagctttagggcgcgttttcaaaaaaacaacaattgatttcaaaataacacgacaacaagtaaagcttccgcaatgaaagtattttataaaattaatcacttttcctaaaaatgacttaatcaaatcggtttcctagaaatatccacgacgttaaggtgtggcaatggcggtatgcatgtctaggattggatccgaagggagcttggtacttagcgatcagatggactcaccacctcttttaggtttcctacggtgcatgacttccattcattttaaccgataatgaaattatcttttaaaacactaagtaggttt from Gossypium arboreum isolate Shixiya-1 chromosome 9, ASM2569848v2, whole genome shotgun sequence includes the following:
- the LOC128280470 gene encoding uncharacterized protein LOC128280470, translating into MSFWGLMLKSKTVPFSPYINTKNLEKEKAFPFYFFSKILEDSLKPSPPLLNSVAGPIFGSRGPPPSTTIHGGQNSKRVRRGQRKGAGGGSMLQAVAEVKRLAWQRT